The genomic window CGAAGAGCAGCTCCTAGCGGATATAGTGACCCAGTACGAAAAGTACCTGCACTATTTGCACCTTTCTAATGCCGACCAAGGACATGTGGCTTAGGCGCTGCGGGCGCTTTGCTAAAACGGGATATATTGCCCCAAGTGATAACTCGGATTATCCTTGGGGAAATTATCAGTGGTTGTTTTTAGGTTAGGTGTGAGCATGTCAACAAATCAAGGCCAGAGTAAGTTAGACCAAGTGTTAGCCGAGGCGCGGGAATACAAAGCCAAACGCGAGAGCGGTTACCGCGAACAGGCGTTAAAACTGTATCCTTGGGTGTGTGGCCGTTGTACTCGAGAATTTACCCCGAAAAATTTGAGCGAGCTGACAGTCCATCACAGAGATCATAACCACGATAACAACCCTTCCGACGGTTCTAACTGGGAATTACTGTGCCTGTATTGCCACGACAACGAACATTCCCGCTTTGAAGAACTGATCCGTTACGGTAGCACCACAGAAACGAAGCAAGCGGCGGCGACCTACAATCCCTTTGCCGATTTAAAGGCCATGATGAAGAAATAACTGGAGTAAGCGCTGAGCGGGTTTATACCCAAACGATCTCAAGATGCTCTGAAACTCGTATCTTGAGGTAGCTTGGGTTTATAATTTTTTAGCTAAGCGCTCTTCGGCTTCTAACCATTTGGCTCGGCTCAGAATATGTCTATTTTCAGCGCCTTCGAAATGCGCCTTGCGGGCCGGAAGTTGGTCGATGATTGAATGCTGCTCGGCTTCACTGGCATCGCGCCAGGCGACAATTTCGTCAATATGGCGAAAGCAGCCCATACAATAGTCTTCATCGTTTAAGCCGCAGCGGGCAACGCAGGGTGAAAGCATAGGTGTCCTCTGGAGCCTTATGGTTAGTTAACCGAGTCTTCTCAGTTATCGATATGATTGAGTGTTTAAAGGCCGCGATACTAACATTTTTTCGCATAAAGTCATCTTTAGGGCGCATTCCCTTGGCCTAAGTTGAGACAAGTATTTTTTATACCGGGCATCTAGTGAATCAAGCAAATCCTCAAAAGACATCTAGCGATAAAGAGCAATTTAACCAGATTAATCAATTGCTCGAGCAGAGTCGCCCCCTATGGCAAGTGCGCGCCTTTGAGACCAACGTCCTGCCATGGCAGGCGGATTTCCCTTGTTTGGCACTCAGGCTGTGGGACATCAGTGATGACGAACTCGATAACCTAGATGCCGAGCAAGATAGGCTAGTCAAAGCCCTATTACCCGCGTTAACCCAAGATCTTCACCTGCGAGGGCTAGATTGGGATCTGTCTTTGTTGACTGCGACTCCTGTGGTAAGTGACGCGGCATTAGTGCAAACGCCAGATATTCAATTTGACGATAGCGCACATTTCAGCGCCCACATTAAGGGGCGTAAATGGGCGCAAATTACTGCCTTTGTGCAGCATTTACCCGAGTACGATTTACCTGTGCTGGAGTGGTGTGCGGGCAAGGGGCACTTAGGCCGATTGATTGCTAAGACCCGCGGCGTCGATGTGGTCAGCCTCGAGTGGCAAGCAAAGCTCTGTGAAGAGGGGCAGGCGTTTGCGCAGCAATGGCAGTTACCCCAACGTTTTATCTGTGCCGATGCCTTTGCTATTGGGACTGATGCTGGGTTAACAGCGGCTGGATTAACAGAGACTGGGTTAACAGAGGCTGGGATAAATGATGGGCAAGAGAGCCCCAATCGAGCCAATGAGAATCCGTTGGCGCGTCACCAGCAGGCGGTTGCGCTCCATGCCTGTGGCGATTTGCATGTGCGCCTGTTGAAACTTGCCACCGAAGCGGGCACGCGGGCGCTGGCGATTTCCCCCTGTTGTTATCATTTAATTCAAGCGAGCCATTATCAGCCGTTATCGACAGTTGCTCAGCAGAGCACACTTAAGCTCAGCCGTCACGACTTGCAGTTGCCACTGCAGCAGAGTGTGATTGCTAATGCGAAACAACAGGCGCTGCGCCATCAAGAAATCGCGTGGCGCTTAGGTTTTGATGCACTGCAACGCCAATGCCGACAAATTGATGAATATTTACCTTTACCTTCGTTAAAACAGAGTCAACTCAGTGGCAGTTTTGCCGATTTTTGCCTGTGGGCGGCGCAGCAAAAATCTGTCCTCATACCGCAACATTGTGATTTTGCGGCTTGGCTCGAACTTGGGCGGCAAAGGCAAAGATTGACTCGACGTATCGATTTAGTGGCGCATTTATTTCGCAGCCTACTCGAGCGCTGGTTAATCCTCGATCGCTGCTGTTTTTTGCAGGAGCACGGCTATCGGGTTGTTGTGGGTGAATTTTGCGCAAACAGTGTCACGCCGAGAAATGCGCTGATTTTGGCATTAAAATCGGACGATTAAAAAATAGCGTCTTAAAATGTGCTGTACAGCAATGTTTTTTATGAATTATTTCTGTATTAGTCAATTTGAAATTGATCTTGCCAGTGCCTATGCTCCTAGGCTGATGTGAGTCAGTGTGAGACAAGTCTTACGCTGAAGATGGTTTTTTATTGAATCATCGGGCTTTTCTTGTTCAAATGTCGCATTAATGACGAATAACAACTGAAAGCTGGCC from Shewanella putrefaciens includes these protein-coding regions:
- a CDS encoding YajD family HNH nuclease; translated protein: MSTNQGQSKLDQVLAEAREYKAKRESGYREQALKLYPWVCGRCTREFTPKNLSELTVHHRDHNHDNNPSDGSNWELLCLYCHDNEHSRFEELIRYGSTTETKQAAATYNPFADLKAMMKK
- a CDS encoding DUF1289 domain-containing protein → MLSPCVARCGLNDEDYCMGCFRHIDEIVAWRDASEAEQHSIIDQLPARKAHFEGAENRHILSRAKWLEAEERLAKKL
- a CDS encoding methyltransferase, translated to MNQANPQKTSSDKEQFNQINQLLEQSRPLWQVRAFETNVLPWQADFPCLALRLWDISDDELDNLDAEQDRLVKALLPALTQDLHLRGLDWDLSLLTATPVVSDAALVQTPDIQFDDSAHFSAHIKGRKWAQITAFVQHLPEYDLPVLEWCAGKGHLGRLIAKTRGVDVVSLEWQAKLCEEGQAFAQQWQLPQRFICADAFAIGTDAGLTAAGLTETGLTEAGINDGQESPNRANENPLARHQQAVALHACGDLHVRLLKLATEAGTRALAISPCCYHLIQASHYQPLSTVAQQSTLKLSRHDLQLPLQQSVIANAKQQALRHQEIAWRLGFDALQRQCRQIDEYLPLPSLKQSQLSGSFADFCLWAAQQKSVLIPQHCDFAAWLELGRQRQRLTRRIDLVAHLFRSLLERWLILDRCCFLQEHGYRVVVGEFCANSVTPRNALILALKSDD